TTGTCGCAACCGCCCCGAGCGTCGAGGAGACCGCATGAACGCCGAGCGCAGCCCCCAGGCCGCCGACGCCGCCGCTCCCGCTGGCCTCAGCAAGCGTGACGTCGACATCCTCGCCTTCGAGCGCCAGTGGTGGAAGTACGCCGGCGCCAAGGAGAGCGCCGTGCGCGAGCAGTTCGACATGAGCGCGACCCGCTACTACCAGGTGCTCAACGCGCTGATCGACCGCCCCGAGGCCCTCGAGGCCGACCCGCTGCTCGTGCGTCGCCTGCGGCGCCTGCGCTCGCAGCGTCAGCGGCAGCGGTCCGCGCGGCGCCTGGGCTTCGAGATCTGACCCACCAGCCCAGCTACCCGGAGAGGCGGCCATGACCTTCCCCACCTGGCCCACTCGCACCCGAGACGAGCGCGGCGCCGTCCTGCCCTCGCCCGTGGTGCTGCTCAGCATCGTCGCCGTGGTCCTCGCGGCCATCGCCTTCGTCGCGACCCGCGGCGACGGCCCGGCCGAGCGCGACATCTCCGCCACCAAGGCGGCCGCCACCCCGACCGCCACCGACGAGCCCGGTGATGCCGGCACCGAGCCGACCGCGACGCCTACCGAGGACAAGCCCGCCCCGCCGCCCGTCGTACGCGGTGACCACTCGGTCGTGGTCTTCAACAACACCGCGATCCGCGGCCTGGCCGGCCGGGTCGCGGAGAAGGTGAAGGCCGCCGGCTGGAAGGTCGCGGCCGCCGACAACTGGTACGGCACCGTCCCCGCCACCAGCGTCTACTTCCCGAAGGGCAAGAAGGCGGTCGCCCAGCAGCTCGCGCTCGACCTGGGCATCGCCCGGGTGCTGCCCGCCGACACCGACAGCGACATGAGCGACACGAACCTCACGGTCATCTTGACCGGCGAGCTGGACTGATCCGATCCGGCCCCACCCGATTGAAGGTTCACCCACCCGTCATCCGCGATCGCGGGCGACGTGATGGGATGGGGTGCGTGAGGTTCACGTCGGTTCCCGGCCAGCAGCGGTACGACGCCCTGGTGCGCGTCGCGTCGCGGACCGTCGTCGGCCTGGACTTCGACGGCACCCTGTCACCGATCGTCGACGACCCCGCCCAGGCGCACATCCACCCGGACGCGCCGGCGGTGCTGACGGCGCTGGCCGAGGAGGTCGCCGCGATCGCGGTGATCACCGGGCGACCCGCGCGCCAGGCGCTCGACCTCGGGGGGCTGGAGGAGGTCGGCGACGCCCTCGAGGCGGCCGGCAAGGAGCTGTTCGTTTTCGGCCAGTACGGCAACGAGCGCTGGAGCTCGAGCCACCGCCGCATCAAGGGAGCCCGCCCCCCGCGCGGCCTGGCGACCTTCGAGCGCGACCTGCCGCGCGCGCTGCGCAGCGCCGGCGCCGCCGACGCGTTCGTCGAGGACAAGGGGCTCGCGGTCGCGGTCCACACCCGGCGCCTGCCGGACTCCGAAGAGGCCTTCGACCGGCTGCTGCCCTCGCTGCGCGAGCTCGCCGACCGGCACGGGCTGGTCCTCGAGCCCGGCAAGTCGGTGATCGAGGTGCGCTCGGCCGGCTCCCACAAGGGCATGGTCGTGCACCGCCTGGCCGCGGTGCTCGAGGCCGACGGCTTCCTGTTCGCCGGCGACGACCTCGGCGACGTCGAGGCGTTCGAGGCCGTCGAGGAGCTCGGCGACCGCGGCCTGGCCACCCTGCGGGTGTGCTCGGCGTCCGACGAGCAGAGTGCCCTGGTCGCGCTCTCCGACGTCGTCGTGCATGGTCCCGCCGGCGTGCTCGACCTGCTCCGGCAGCTCGCGACCGACGCGCGCGCGGCGCGTCGTACTTCTTGAGTCTCATATTCCGGACGTCAGTCTCGGTATCCGGGATCTCGATTGGGTGTCGGTGGTGGATCGCCCCTAGGCTGTGCGTGCTCATCCAGAGGGACTGAGGGAACGGCCCTGAGAAGTCCCGGCAACCGCCGCGAACTCCCGTCGGACACCTGCTCGCAGGGATCCGACGTCGCGGAAACGGTGCCAAATCCGACCCGCGCGAGAGTCGCCGGGACAGATGAGAAGGAGGAATCCATGAGCGCCGTTGTGACCGAGGTCGAGACGACCGAGACGAAGCCCGGCCTGCGCGAGGGCGCGTTCGGCAACGCCACCGCCCTCTCCTGTCGTGAGTGCGGCCACCGGGTCGACCTGGGCCCGTTCTACGCCTGCCCGGAGTGCTTCGGGCCGCTGGAGATCTCCTACGACTTCCCGGCGATCACCCGCGAGGAGATCGAAGCCGGCCCCCGCAACATCTGGCGCTACAAGGCGCTGCTGCCGGTCCCGAGCGACATCGAGACCAGCCCCAACACCGAGCCCGGCTTCACCCGGCTGCTCGACGCGAAGAACCTGGCCGCCGAGCTCGGCATCGACAAGCTCTGGGTCAAGGACGACTCCACCAACCCGACGAACTCCTTCAAGGACCGCGTCGTCGCCTGCGCGCTCAGCGCCGCTCGCGAGCTCGGCTCGACCGTCTTCGCCTGCCCCTCGACCGGCAACCTCGCCAACGCGGTGGCCGCTGCCGGCGCCCGTGCCGGGATCAAGACCGTCGTGTTCATCCCCAGCAACCTCGAGCAGCCCAAGCAGGTCAACTCGGCGATCTTCACCGAGAACCTGGTCGCCGTCGACGGCAACTACGACGACGTCAACAAGCTCGCCTCCGAGATCGCCGGCGAGGAGGAGGGCTGGGCGTTCGTCAACGTCAACGTGCGGCCCTACTACGCCGAGGGCTCCAAGACCCTGGGCTACGAGATCGCCGAGCAGCTCGGCTGGCGGCTTCCGGACCAGGTCGTCATCCCGGTCGCGTCCGGCTCCCAGCTGACCAAGGTCGACAAGTCCTTCCAGGAGCTGATCAAGCTCGGCCTCGTGGAGGACAAGCCCTACCGGATCTTCGGCGCCCAGGCCACCGGCTGTGGCCCGGTCGCGACCGCCTACAAGGCCGGGGTCGACGCGATCCGCCCGGTCAAGCCCGACACCATCGCGAAGAGCCTGGCCATCGGCAACCCCGCCGACGGCATCTACGTCCTCGACATCGCCCGCCGCACCGGCGGCGCCGTCGAGGAGGTCACCGATGAGGAGATCCGCGAGGGCATCGTGCTGCTCGCCCGCACCGAGGGGATCTTCACCGAGACCGCCGGCGGTACGACGACCGCGGTCACCAAGAAGCTCGTCGAGACCGGCCAGCTCGACCCCAGCCTCGAGACGGTCATCATCAACACCGGCCACGGCCTCAAGACCCTCGACGCGGTCTCCGGCCAGGTCGGCGCGGCGGCGACCATCGCCCCGAGCTACAAGGCCTTCAAGGAGACCGGTCTCTGAGACCGGCTCCGGCCCACCCCTTCACCAGCAGACCAGGAGAGCCCCCATGGCAGTCAGCGTCCGGATCCCCACCATCCTCCGCACCTACACCGGTGGTGAGTCCGAGGTCAGCGCCACCGGCGCCAAGCTCTCCGAGATCCTCGACGACCTCGACGCCAACTACGCGGGCATCAAGGGCCGGATCCTCGACGAGGACGGCAAGCTGCGCCGCTTCGTCAACGTCTACGTCAACAACGACGACGTGCGCTTCGAGCAGGAGCTCGACACCCCGACGCCCGACGGCGCCGAGGTCTCGGTGATCCCCGCGGTCGCCGGCGGCTGCTGAACGACCGCGCCCCATGCGATTTGGTCGCCGTACGGCGGAATTGCCGACCAATTCGCATGGGGTGCGGTGCGCGACTCAGCCGAGAAGCTGGGCCGCCAGGGCCGTGCTGGCCGGGTAGTCGACCTTGCTGACCGGGGTGCGCGGCACCTCGTCGATGAACAGGATCGTCTTCGGCACCTTGTAGTTGGAGATGAGCGCGCGGCAGTGGTCGCGGACGTCGTCCTCGGTCAGGGTCGAGCCCTCGCGGCGCTGCACCAGTGCGGTGACCTGCTGGCCCCAGCGCTCGTGCGGGGTGCCGACCACGACCGCGTCGAAGATGTCGTCGTGGCGCAGCAGCACCGCCTCGACCTCCTCGGGGTGGACCTTCTCACCGCCGGTGTTGATGCACACCGAGCCGCGGCCCAGGACCGTGACCGAGCCGTCCTCCTCGCGGCGCGCGAAGTCGCCCGGGATCGCCCAGCGCACGCCGTCGATCTCCTTGAACGTGGCGGCCGTCTTGACCGGGTCCTTGTAGTAGCCGAGCGGCACCGGGCCGGAGCGGCCGAGCATCCCGTCGACGCCGACCGGGCACGGCTTGAACTCGGTGTCGAAGACCTCGACCTGGTCGGTCACGGTGAACCGCGGGGCACTCTGGCCGCCGTCGGTGCCGTCGTCCATCCGGGACCCGGCGGCGCCGGACTCGGAGGAGCCGTAGGAGTCGAGGATGAACCGGCCGGGCAGCGCGCGGCGGATCTCCTCGCGCACGCCGTCGGACAGGGGAGCGGCGCCGTTGGACACCGCGGCCAGGCTGGACAGGTCCCACCGGTCGGGCTCGGCGAGGATCGCCTCGGCGACCGGGCGGCCCATCGCGTCGCCGAGGAAGGTCAGCGAGACGACCTTCGCGGTCTGGACGAGGTCGAGGATCGACGCCGCGTCGAAGTGCGGCTCGGTGTAGAGCGCCACGGTCTGGCCGGCGACGTGCGCGTTGCCGAGGATCCACTGGCTGCCGCCGTGCATCATCGGGCCGCAGGCGAGCAGCACCATCGGGCTCTCGACGGCGCTCGCCTCGGCGACGAGCTGCTCGATCGAGTCCAGCGGTGCGCCGTACCGCGCGGCGTTGAGTGCGGCGCGGATCAGGTCCTCGTTGCGCCACACGACGCCCTTGGGGTAGCCGGTCGTGCCGCCGGTGTAGAGCACGTAGTGGTCATCGGCGCTACGGCCGGTGACCTTCCGCTCGGGGGAGGACGCGGCCAGCGTGGCGTCGTACTCGTCCCCGAGGACGATCGTGTGTCGCAGCGTCGGCAGGTCGAGCTCGGCCACCGCGTCGACGTATTCCGGCGCGACGATGGTCGCGACGCAGTCGGCGTTGCCGTACAGGTAGGCCAGCTCGTCGCGGAGGTACTTGTAGTTGATGTTGATCGGCACGGCCCGGGCCTTGAGGCAGCCGTAGAGCGCGTCGACCCACTCGATCCGGTTGGTCGAGTG
The genomic region above belongs to Nocardioides sp. QY071 and contains:
- a CDS encoding acyl-CoA synthetase, with amino-acid sequence MTPTTETTARPINLADVLEAMADALPDRAAVHTGDRVWTFAEIDERATRLANHLVDLGIQPGEHVAVHSTNRIEWVDALYGCLKARAVPININYKYLRDELAYLYGNADCVATIVAPEYVDAVAELDLPTLRHTIVLGDEYDATLAASSPERKVTGRSADDHYVLYTGGTTGYPKGVVWRNEDLIRAALNAARYGAPLDSIEQLVAEASAVESPMVLLACGPMMHGGSQWILGNAHVAGQTVALYTEPHFDAASILDLVQTAKVVSLTFLGDAMGRPVAEAILAEPDRWDLSSLAAVSNGAAPLSDGVREEIRRALPGRFILDSYGSSESGAAGSRMDDGTDGGQSAPRFTVTDQVEVFDTEFKPCPVGVDGMLGRSGPVPLGYYKDPVKTAATFKEIDGVRWAIPGDFARREEDGSVTVLGRGSVCINTGGEKVHPEEVEAVLLRHDDIFDAVVVGTPHERWGQQVTALVQRREGSTLTEDDVRDHCRALISNYKVPKTILFIDEVPRTPVSKVDYPASTALAAQLLG
- a CDS encoding DUF3263 domain-containing protein, producing the protein MNAERSPQAADAAAPAGLSKRDVDILAFERQWWKYAGAKESAVREQFDMSATRYYQVLNALIDRPEALEADPLLVRRLRRLRSQRQRQRSARRLGFEI
- a CDS encoding MoaD/ThiS family protein; amino-acid sequence: MAVSVRIPTILRTYTGGESEVSATGAKLSEILDDLDANYAGIKGRILDEDGKLRRFVNVYVNNDDVRFEQELDTPTPDGAEVSVIPAVAGGC
- the otsB gene encoding trehalose-phosphatase; this encodes MGCVRFTSVPGQQRYDALVRVASRTVVGLDFDGTLSPIVDDPAQAHIHPDAPAVLTALAEEVAAIAVITGRPARQALDLGGLEEVGDALEAAGKELFVFGQYGNERWSSSHRRIKGARPPRGLATFERDLPRALRSAGAADAFVEDKGLAVAVHTRRLPDSEEAFDRLLPSLRELADRHGLVLEPGKSVIEVRSAGSHKGMVVHRLAAVLEADGFLFAGDDLGDVEAFEAVEELGDRGLATLRVCSASDEQSALVALSDVVVHGPAGVLDLLRQLATDARAARRTS
- a CDS encoding LytR C-terminal domain-containing protein, producing the protein MTFPTWPTRTRDERGAVLPSPVVLLSIVAVVLAAIAFVATRGDGPAERDISATKAAATPTATDEPGDAGTEPTATPTEDKPAPPPVVRGDHSVVVFNNTAIRGLAGRVAEKVKAAGWKVAAADNWYGTVPATSVYFPKGKKAVAQQLALDLGIARVLPADTDSDMSDTNLTVILTGELD
- the thrC gene encoding threonine synthase — encoded protein: MSAVVTEVETTETKPGLREGAFGNATALSCRECGHRVDLGPFYACPECFGPLEISYDFPAITREEIEAGPRNIWRYKALLPVPSDIETSPNTEPGFTRLLDAKNLAAELGIDKLWVKDDSTNPTNSFKDRVVACALSAARELGSTVFACPSTGNLANAVAAAGARAGIKTVVFIPSNLEQPKQVNSAIFTENLVAVDGNYDDVNKLASEIAGEEEGWAFVNVNVRPYYAEGSKTLGYEIAEQLGWRLPDQVVIPVASGSQLTKVDKSFQELIKLGLVEDKPYRIFGAQATGCGPVATAYKAGVDAIRPVKPDTIAKSLAIGNPADGIYVLDIARRTGGAVEEVTDEEIREGIVLLARTEGIFTETAGGTTTAVTKKLVETGQLDPSLETVIINTGHGLKTLDAVSGQVGAAATIAPSYKAFKETGL